One region of Penaeus vannamei isolate JL-2024 chromosome 36, ASM4276789v1, whole genome shotgun sequence genomic DNA includes:
- the LOC138859457 gene encoding nucleolar and coiled-body phosphoprotein 1-like — MAGGAKTGLRRVKAAHVLRRCFTLEDPPTAAFPDDVGGRRVVRAASEEEAWASPLEADGEVDMTAAKKWRRPARHSAPPSRCASTPPSPGAPTAGRVRREAWAGPAGSQSKVENVETPTKPAKSKSHARPKSCVTPVSSHKAKAAEGDDEDGAKAPSISKAKRQSPKRPPEEPPPATPTPSIQIKISSAEETQAALPPPSVPDHPSAPPASDKVPKVPQQTRKSSPTEPGVRNKGDLEPYDGLSVQKAPILPQASKREGGGTPLSSLSDNQEDNDDALSTSSQKLKGYKPKNGFEFLPFSKLFTKPSSRYSSRSSSCDPDLGVENTYHQFNDCEKEIISKTRTALKQRITSANQRRISNTKNKKIHLNIVVNAQPDSDDSALFSDPEEAQAPRRPLSADSGTKRKNKTKNAKTKDRDLPPPPQTIRKPPKEPTLNKKQALKSDSNKPHDKKDETRPRDTAKRIRKREIPTIMSEISPVPSDIEQEIIVPPPRLSTSSASTSKKLLLTSCLST, encoded by the exons ATGGCTGGCGGAGCGAAGACGGGGCTGCGGAGGGTGAAGGCCGCCCACGTCCTGCGGCGCTGCTTCACCCTTGAGGACCCGCCCACGGCCGCCTTCCCGGACGATGTCGGCGGGCGGCGAGTGGTGAGGgcggcttcggaggaggaggcgtGGGCGTCCCCGCTCGAGGCCGACGGCGAGGTGGACATGACGGCGGCGAAGAAGTGGCGGCGGCCGGCCAGGCACTCCGCCCCTCCGTCCAGGTGCGCCTCTACGCCCCCGTCCCCGGGAGCGCCCACGGCGGGGAGGGTGCGCAGGGAGGCGTGGGCGGGGCCAGCAGGAAGCCAGAGCAAAGTCGAGAACGTTGAAACGCCCACGAAGCCAGCCAAGAGCAAGAGCCACGCCCGACCCAAGAGCTGCGTCACTCCCGTCTCTTCCCACAAAGCGAAGGCCGCAGAAGGCGACGACGAAGACGGCGCCAAAGCCCCCTCCATTTCCAAGGCCAAGAGGCAGTCCCCTAAACGCCCCCCGGAGGAACCCCCGCCCGCGACGCCCACCCCCAGTATCCAAATCAAGATCTCGAGCGCGGAGGAGACGCAGGCGGCCCTCCCGCCTCCTTCGGTCCCGGACCATCCCTCGGCGCCTCCTGCGAGCGACAAAGTCCCCAAAGTCCCCCAGCAGACGCGGAAAAGCAGCCCGACGGAACCGGGCGTCAGGAACAAGGGCGACCTCGAGCCGTACGACGGACTGAGCGTGCAGAAGGCACCGATCCTGCCGCAGGCgtcgaagagggaggggggaggcacgcCGCTGTCAAGTCTCAGCGACAACCAAGAAGACAACGACGATGCCCTTTCAACATCTTCCCAGAAACTGAAGGGTTACAAGCCCAAAAACGGCTTCGAGTTCTTGCCCTTCAGTAAGCTCTTCACGAAGCCCAGTTCTCGCTATTCCTCGAGGTCTTCGTCGTGCGACCCGGATCTAGGCGTCGAAAATACCTACCACCAGTTTAATGATTGCGAAAAGGAAATCATATCAAAGACTCGAACCGCACTCAAGCAGAGAATAACGTCAGCCAACCAGAGACGAATATCCAacacgaagaataagaaaattcaCCTAAATATCGTCGTAAACGCCCAGCCAGATAGCGACGACAGCGCGCTTTTCTCCGACCCGGAAGAAGCGCAGGCTCCGAGGCGACCTCTCTCGGCCGACAGCGGAACTAAgcgcaaaaacaaaaccaaaaatgccAAGACGAAAGACCGCGACCTTCCACCCCCGCCACAAACGATCAGAAAACCGCCGAAAGAACCGACTTTGAATAAAAAGCAAGCCCTcaaaagcgacagcaacaagccCCACGACAAGAAGGACGAAACGAGGCCGAGAGACACGGCGAAACGAATCAGGAAACGAGAAATCCCGACCATCATGTCCGAAATCAGTCCCGTGCCGAGCGACATCGAACAGGAAATTATCGTACCTCCGCCACGTCTCTCAACCTCTTCAGCCTCC ACTTCCAAGAAACTTCTGTTGACTTCTTGCCTTAGTACTTAA
- the LOC138859458 gene encoding uncharacterized protein, with product MPINHNRESRFKRLSSKLKEKGIITVGAKIPSWLKGNWNINEFILVPEHPLSKLLIEQVQRVDHGGVESTLARLQSKYWIPRARKMIKAIKGKYTVCRNQDKCIGIKFLGQLPAECMAPLYFYTSLDLFGLFQVRDTVEHRVRRKVYGVVFARLSSRPVHLELAKGYDTESSVKRIVNIILSSL from the exons ATGCCAATTAATCATAATCGGGAAAGTAGATTCAAGAGACTTAGTTCCAAGcttaaagaaaagggaataattaCAGTTGGAGCTAAAATACCATCTTGGCTTAAAGGTAACTGGAATATAAACGAATTTATTCTCGTCCCAGAACATCCTTTGTCTAAATTATTGATTGAGCAAGTTCAGAGGGTTGATCATGGGGGTGTTGAGAGTACATTAGCAAGATTGCAGTCTAAATATTGGATCCCAAGGGCTAGGAAGATGATTAAAGCAATTAAAGGAAAATATACTGTATGTCGTAATCAAGACAAATGTATTGGTATAAAATTTTTGGGTCAGTTACCGGCTGAGTGTATGGCACCTCTGTATTTTTATACATCATTAGATCTATTCGGACTTTTCCAAGTGCGCGATACAGTCGAGCACAGAGTCAGAAGAAAAGTCTATGGTGTGGTCTTTGCACGTCTTTCATCAAGACCTGTACACCTTGAATTAGCTAAGGGCTATGACACTGAAAGTTCTGTTAAA cgaattgttaacattattttatcAAGTCTCTAA